The genomic interval CAGTCCCTTTTCCATAGTCCCCCTTCATACTCTTTTGGCGACGACTGAACCCCTCTCCACTCCCCATGAAAACCAAATGATATCCCATTCAAAAGCCTTcgacccccccccctcccccccccccccattatTCCACTGATGATAAATCATGACCGATCCGTAAAAGATCCTGGAGACTAAAAGACAATTATCGCGATTCCGCTCCGGGTTTCATGTGATAAAACTTAATAGAGACTACTTTCGTCTCCGGAGAAAATTCACCGCTGTTGTCGATAAATCAAGGGGCTAACATTAACAAAGCATAGAGAAAATCAGCTGATGTTCTTGTAACAAAGgatctttaatttatttatcgtTGCTGAGTGGTTACTTTACCCAGGGAAACCAGGATTCCTCCagcttttaatcaaaattttgcCGTGTGAATGGAGCTTAGTGATCCGGGGTTTATTCGAGATGCGATATACGTTAAATCGACAGAGAACACTTAAAACCACACATCAATCTATATTATTCATTCACTGAAGCacattccttattttttttttagagcacCCTAAtttgaaggggaaaaaaacgGAGCTTCGATTGCTGATCAGAAACTAACGATATACTCATTTCCTTCGGGGTCTACCGAGCTCGCTTTTTTTGATGATATTGGTCTCGGCTTGATTATCGTTCCCATTCCCTTCGCCGTCGTTAGCATATAAGGCGTGGGGTTCATGCTCGTCGGTTGAGACACGAAAAAGCCCCTTGGTATTATCCTTAGACTGAGCCTCATAGGGGGACATCATCGCAAAACGATCAAGCTCCGCATCCCCTATTGGACCCCCCGTGTCGAAATTATTTCCCATACTTATCCCCCCACCAGCGTTTTCACTGGGAGATTCCACCGCATTAGACACCCCGAATTGATCGTTCAACTGTAACGGAGCTCCCATACCACCTCCAGTCATAACCATCCCGTAGTCCCCACCGTCCGACATCCCATCCCCCATTGTCATGCCTCCCACGGGAGCCCCGCTCGGTTCCATGGAGCCAACATTAGTCGGGGATCCGGGTTCCGGTTTTGAATCTTCCACAGGATTTGGTTCATCATTACTGTCTACCTGTTCGGAGTCCAGGGAGCTGTTTCCCCGGGCTGACTTCTTCAGAACGAAGTTCAGCTCTTTGGCATCTCCCTCGGTTACTGTAACATCCTTTGATAAGGGCTCGTATCCCACGGCCATGGCGGTGACTTTGTAGCCCCCAGGGAGAAGAAGTCGCCAATAATCCCCATCTTTTGCAGTTATGATGTCTTTTTTACGATTGTCAACGCGGATATGTGCACCAGGAATTGGATTTCCTTGGCCGTCCTTTACAAACCCTTTCACCCCTTTGTGTACCTACGTACAACAAAGGCaataaatgttattttccaCGAAATCTGCGAAATCGGCTGTCACTGACACTTGCAAGAATGTTTCTGGCtacataatttttattaattacagaaaaatatatttttatgaaGCTGTTCAAATAAAATAGTATCCCAACAGTAAAAAGCTTTGAAGGCACATTTTCTGGTATCTTAATGTTAAAAAAGTAACTGGAAGTGGATTTATTTTAAACTCAGTTAGAAATTATTGAGTTCAATTATTCAATTCTTTTTCACGTTTTTctaaaactctttttctttaattttttatttaatttgatcCTGAGAAAAGTAATTTGATAAAATCTGTGAGTCTTTATGAATGCCAATTGACCGACcataccaaacaaacaaacaaaaaggtttaaaatgaaAGCAGTTGGTCCGAACAGTCTTCACCAAAGCAGCTGTTGCCTCGACATTCCTTATTTTTCACTCACAACCGCCACATACCTGATCAATAAAAGCTATTAGTGCTCGTTTGTTTTCCTCCCAGTCCTTAGGTAATTGGCTTGCCTCTGGGAACTTCTTACAGCCTTGTTCTATGGTTATCTCGAAGCAGTTTGAGTGCATGTAGTTATAATCCTGCATCCCCCCTGACACGCTGTACCAAGCTGCTCCATTTGTGACACCATCATTGAAGTGATCCGGGGGGACTTCAGGGCAAGGCCAGGGTGGATTCTTAAGGTGCATAGTTGGATGCACCTCAGAATAGGATTTGGCAAGCTCTTTAAAGACGTCGTCATCTGGAGACTTACTGTACTCGCTCTGCCCAGTTGGACTGTCATCAAATGGGTAATTTGCCACTAAGGAGCCGCCATGGAGGTTGGCACTCAACACAAAGGGATACTCAGAGATCCATTTCATCACAGCTATGGTCTCGATTTGAGGCGGTCCCGTCACGCTTTTAAAAAACTGGTCGGGAAAGTTACGGTTCAGATCAACATTGTTCGCATTGCTTCGTCCGATAATCCAATCCTTTCTGTTCTCACCTTCTGCTGCAAGCTCGTAGCCGTCCGGGTTCATACTTGGCATCAAGTGAATACGAGTGGTGTCAACCATTTTGGTGAGATTCGCATCACGGCCATAATTTTCACAGAATGCTTTCGCCAAATGCAAAAGAAGTTCGCGTCCCACAACTTCGTTACCGTGCATGTTAGCAACGTATTTGAACTCTGGTTCACCGGGCTCATGTTTGCCCGGATTGTCAGAGATTTCCACGACCCAAAGTTTTCGGCCTTGCACCGATTTTCCAATGCTGTAGAGACGCGTGATTTTTGGGTACTGTCGATGAAGATCTTGAAGATAAGCGGTCATTTGATCGAAATTATGGTGCGTCCAGTCGTCGTCGCCCAGCGTGCGTGTTTTTGCACTGGGACGTGAGAAAACAAGAGCCACCcgcaaataaatgaaatatgccACCAGAAGCAGTATTAATCGCTCCATTGTTCCAGATACACTGCACGCAAAGCTCTTTTGCGAGGAAATATAAAGATCTTCGCTCTAAACTCCTGGCAGTAACTATCCCGTCCTTAAGTTAAAGCTTCTTAaccataagcaccaccctccaTCACGTCATTTTTCGAGCTTTTCCTTTTCTGATGCACACGAGCTAAAAAGCGAAACTGACCGGCTCGGACACGGTCTGTGATTGGCTGATCGGCTGAAAATGTCACGCAATCATTGAGCTCAGTTGCAGGTTGTGTTTACTTTACTCTCATGAAGTGACTGAACCTGATTGAGTGttcaaaccaaaataaacaGGTCTCTGGATTTAGCTGTGACTACAAACATTACTCCGTCCCCTCTTGAAACAGTTTCGTCTCATTGGTCTCTGTTCAATTGGGTGTTAAACTTTTAGTAGATTTCCGTCGCCACGGGGTTGTCTTGGAAgggaatttttgttttcttatattttatatttctcaGATGTCAAATAGTTTGGAGGCTGAACTTCTCGTagagaattttgaatttaataaCTTCAAACTGCGAGATAATTTGGCAATTGGAACAATGGTAAAGCTGTGAGAGAAGAAAGACAGAAGttggaaaaggaagaaaaattaaggGGAAAACCGACTACTTCGTTTGAATTAGTATCAAACTTTGATCCACCTAATTTCTTCTTCATGTCGTGAACAAAAATCAGACATTAAGAGACGACTTcagaagcaaaacaaagaaataacattCATTTTATACAAATTGAGgaacaaaatttgtcaaaaatcttGAAGTCAATTCGCACGATTGATAATGATTAACATCCACTCGAAAATAATCTCAATTTCTgcgataatttaattttttttcgcttaatAGTAAGTGACCGCTACAAAAGGAGTTTGCACCAAATAACTTATGCATACCACATTGAACGACCATAAAACTATGTGCTTGGTATGTCAACACGACGCAGGGTTGACATTCAATTAAAAACCGTTCGCAAAAATAAAGGCTATTTacaactaaaaaacaaaaggcGTATTCATATACATGGTGAAACTTTCTAAGTGCATGTGTTTACTAATATCCAGGCATTGACGGAGGAGCTTCCTGAGAGCTTCTTCGCTGCATTTTCTCTCGCTTTCTTTCACCTGGCGACATTAAACTTTGAAGCAGTTCACCCCAGTGCATCTCTTCTTGATTCAGTACTGTATACAAATGCAGTCATTTCCTCCAGCGGAAGGACATGCAGCTATTCCAAGTTATCTTTGTGGCAGTTAGACCTACTCATCATGTAAATACTCGTAACGTTGCGTAAAAGTTAAGTAATACTCTTTTACTGACTTCAAACTTCACCTGAGTAGCGAATGAACCTCGCGTTGTAAGAAACTCATACAAACTTTTATGCATAAACAACATATTATACAATCTCATCACAGTTAAAAGCAACTGACGTTTAGCCAACAATTTATAGATATACCTCTTCTTTATTTAAGTTTGAAATGCTCTCGAACTTAGAGACAAGGCTCCGAAAGGTAATTGTTtcataataaatattttataaaaaatgaCATGTGATTTGTACTCTGGATGATGTATGTTAGGGTAAAATAaggctttgaaatttttaagtcatttagACAAGGAACCAGTTATGGAAGACTACGAGGGATGTGTTTCAAAGACTTTATCATCAAGCCATATAAAAAAGGGTACATGGAAATATGATTTGAATCCGCATAAATACGACTATGATTTAGGTTTTTGAATGAAACTTACAGACGCTGCGGCTGCTTTCTGCGAGAAAACTTCAGCTGGATTAAACCAAATCATctaaaatgacaaaatgttcaactgagtgtcgaaagtaattcgtGATTGCTCTGGTTTAACTGagctttgctctgtgattggtccagaaaactcgcattctctcaaccaattaaatgcaaaaaaccATC from Pocillopora verrucosa isolate sample1 chromosome 14, ASM3666991v2, whole genome shotgun sequence carries:
- the LOC131769355 gene encoding carboxypeptidase D: MERLILLLVAYFIYLRVALVFSRPSAKTRTLGDDDWTHHNFDQMTAYLQDLHRQYPKITRLYSIGKSVQGRKLWVVEISDNPGKHEPGEPEFKYVANMHGNEVVGRELLLHLAKAFCENYGRDANLTKMVDTTRIHLMPSMNPDGYELAAEGENRKDWIIGRSNANNVDLNRNFPDQFFKSVTGPPQIETIAVMKWISEYPFVLSANLHGGSLVANYPFDDSPTGQSEYSKSPDDDVFKELAKSYSEVHPTMHLKNPPWPCPEVPPDHFNDGVTNGAAWYSVSGGMQDYNYMHSNCFEITIEQGCKKFPEASQLPKDWEENKRALIAFIDQVHKGVKGFVKDGQGNPIPGAHIRVDNRKKDIITAKDGDYWRLLLPGGYKVTAMAVGYEPLSKDVTVTEGDAKELNFVLKKSARGNSSLDSEQVDSNDEPNPVEDSKPEPGSPTNVGSMEPSGAPVGGMTMGDGMSDGGDYGMVMTGGGMGAPLQLNDQFGVSNAVESPSENAGGGISMGNNFDTGGPIGDAELDRFAMMSPYEAQSKDNTKGLFRVSTDEHEPHALYANDGEGNGNDNQAETNIIKKSELGRPRRK